The following nucleotide sequence is from Anopheles stephensi strain Indian chromosome 3, UCI_ANSTEP_V1.0, whole genome shotgun sequence.
TAATAAGACTGCCGAAAGTGCGTCAAACCCACCCGGCATCAAGCCTTCCAGATGGAAGTGCAAATGCACCGGCAACGCGAGCTTCGCAAACGGGCCCTTCCGCACCGGGTCAGTTGGCCGTACAACATCGTCAGGCTCCGTCGGGCGTAGGCTTTCTTGGTAATAATATGTACAACATCTCTAGAACCTACAATACTACGGCACCGTTTGCTACCGATCCGTATATGACGCCGTACCGACCGGTTGGACTGTATGCAGTTCATCCATCTGCTGGATATCAGTCTCCGGTGCTATTTGCACCCATGTTGTACAATGCGGGACCGCTGGATTATGGACCTCCCGTAGAATTCGAACAGCGCATGGCGTACGTCCGACCTCAAGGTCAGATTCAACCGCGTTGGTTGCCACCGGTACCAGTTGCACCATATCCGGCGGCTGCTCCATCGACTATTCGCGAGCCGCATTTTCCGATGCAACAGTGTACTGTTCCGGCGTTTGCTGATCCACCGGCTCCCCGTGAACCGTATACACCAGTGCAACAGCGTGCGGCGCCAGCAGTTGCTCCGGCAGTCGCTCCAGTAGTCGCTCCCGTAGTTGCTGCTGATCCACCGGATGTTGGCAAAGCTGGTACGTCAAAGCAGAAGCGTTCGGTTTCTGCAGTTGCCGATCCACC
It contains:
- the LOC118509556 gene encoding translation initiation factor IF-2-like — encoded protein: MQLMLIRTYGNRSNVSVLTAHRVVPMEPMVLPVWWMIQERLKLVIRLPKVRQTHPASSLPDGSANAPATRASQTGPSAPGQLAVQHRQAPSGVGFLGNNMYNISRTYNTTAPFATDPYMTPYRPVGLYAVHPSAGYQSPVLFAPMLYNAGPLDYGPPVEFEQRMAYVRPQGQIQPRWLPPVPVAPYPAAAPSTIREPHFPMQQCTVPAFADPPAPREPYTPVQQRAAPAVAPAVAPVVAPVVAADPPDVGKAGTSKQKRSVSAVADPPYAPKQKRVTFAWTDVDRHGMPMEQRTVSEPVSADPPEVEEQPIEQLADPVVDDPLHVGQHDMPNLQRADAAVTDPMHAGGQFVECGVEAAQEIKQENVITRRQSAMPRRDSQ